A single genomic interval of Astyanax mexicanus isolate ESR-SI-001 chromosome 4, AstMex3_surface, whole genome shotgun sequence harbors:
- the gigyf2 gene encoding GRB10-interacting GYF protein 2 isoform X5 — protein MAETQTLNFGPEWLRALSGGGGSSSVASPPLSPALPKYKLADYRYGREEMLALYVKDNKIPVDLHDKEFLPILQEEPLLPLALVPFTEEEQRNFSMSVNSAAVLRLTGRGVGVVAGATRGRSTSRGRGRGRGEGGFYQRSFDDVEGGFGRGAREMHRSQSWEERGDRRFEKPTRKEPDGAPAHFQLNHIRGNYEDGVPGGLARKHDFARSESENWRMSRDEQNGEDEEGGGWRLAGSRRDNERWCPPSPDGPRLAGWREHPDQRRRFPFDSRGEEERGGGYRRARSGSGSVEDERDSLPEWCLEDAEEETGTFDSSGAFLSLKKASKEPILEEAELDFRPLEECEERSEKEYNEAENTKEPEVKHQTARHEDGRKSEEPSPPPVQVPAKVPAPEPAPAVSLPTSQPERAEEPERPAERPAAPEIRATSAPIHTPLPISISHTTNTLSALTDLPSSLPPSLLPPQPVAPPPQQPKPMEVPVVVHAALSFKSIITPIGQPPAMPTDTDEDEGLKHFEQEAEKMVAYLHDGGVDDERLAAKTAERPKPAGLPLSHEASLKWFYKDPQGEIQGPFNNHEMSEWFQAGYFTMTLLVKRGCDEGFHPLGELVKMWGRVPFAPGPAPPPILGDSDQERLKRQHALSVYQIQQLQYQYMLRHQQYAQALAQQKAVLTSAPPPTQQQQQLNLLLHQALKLRTPEQQQSLLPPVTRSMSVPDSGSVWDMPIPSTQASCTPSIQPAAPNTWEGASVWDLPIETMTQASIDQIQLEKAKLEMERREAELRAKREEEERKRLEEVLRARQEEECKRLEEEELARRKQEEALRRQREQEESQRRQKEEEERLAQEEALRRLEEKRREEEERRQREEFLRNQEEERRKQEELEAQRRQEEERRLEEEAAAAAAAAAAALVRQQQEEQKRREQELQRQQELQRQQEAQRQQELQKQQEAQRQQELQRQRQQQQEALRRLQQQQQQQQLAQMKLPSSSKWGQQSTATSSLSQTQNTLSLSEIQKLEEERERQSKEEQRRQQQEFQRQQQQQQQQQAQTKLSGWGSVAKQPAATKSLLEIQQEEAQQMKQRKDQQPPVPVPQQNRTQNRTVLTSVWGSVSNTSSQWTPDSSIWGDAQNSNMGFWDDAVKETVQPPPPRKSNAQKNKGNANLSNSNSAKSNKKVEEEEKLLKLFQGANKSQDSFMQWCEQTLHTLNTANNLDVPTFASFLKEVDSPYEVHDYVRAYLGDSPQAKDFAKQFLERRAKQNVNQQKPLQIQQQKNQQQDSVWGVNQTVSQAVFQSNHSSMQQQQQQQQQCFETVTSGKKKKKQKMVRADPSLLGFSVNASSERLNMGEIETLEDF, from the exons ATGGCAGAAACCCAGACGCTTAACTTTGGACCAGAATG GCTCCGTGCCCTGTCTGGTGGAGGGGGGAGCAGCAGTGTCGCGTCTCCTCCTCTTTcacctgcattgccaaagtatAAACTTGCAGACTATCGCTATGGGAGAGAAGAGATGCTAGCACTTTATGTAAAGGATAACAAG ATTCCGGTAGATCTACATGACAAGGAGTTTCTGCCTATTTTACAAGAGGAGCCGCTACTGCCTCTGGCCCTTGTTCCATTTACAGAGGAGGAACAG AGAAATTTCTCCATGTCTGTAAACAGTGCGGCAGTGCTGCGTCTGACTGGGCGAGGCGTAGGCGTGGTTGCAGGGGCAACCCGAGGTCGAAGTACCTCACGCGGGCGAG ggagaggaagaggagaaggaggTTTTTACCAAAGAAGTTTTGATGACGTGGAGGGTGGGTTTGGTCGCGGCGCGAGAGAGATGCATCGCTCTCAGAGCTGGGAGGAAAG GGGAGATAGAAGGTTTGAAAAGCCAACTCGAAAAGAGCCAG ATGGAGCTCCAGCCCACTTTCAGCTCAACCACA TACGGGGTAACTATGAGGATGGTGTTCCAGGGGGTTTGGCGAGAAAACATGACTTTGCACGATCTGAAAGTGAGAACTGGCGAATGTCTCGCGATGAACAAAATGGTGAGGATGAAGAGGGGGGCGGTTGGCGGCTGGCGGGGTCCCGGCGCGATAATGAGCGATGGTGCCCCCCGAGTCCAG ATGGACCACGTTTGGCTGGGTGGCGGGAACACCCAGACCAGCGCCGCCGCTTCCCCTTTGACTCACGGGGGGAGGAGGAGCGTGGTGGGGGCTACCGCAGGGCCCGCTCAGGCAGTGGCAGCGTGGAAGACGAGCGGGATAGTCTGCCTGAATGGTGTCTGGAGGATGCTGAGGAAGAAACGGGCACCTTTGATTCATCTGGGGCATTCCTCTCTCTCAAG aAGGCTTCTAAGGAGCCAATTCTGGAGGAGGCAGAGCTAGACTTCCGTCCATTGGAGGAGTGTGAAGAACGCTCGGAGAAAGAGTACAACGAAGCAGAGAATACCAAAGAGCCTGAAGTGAAGCACCAGACTGCCAGACATGAGG ATGGCAGGAAATCAGAAGAGCCCTCTCCACCTCCTGTTCAAGTGCCGGCAAAAGTCCCTGCTCCGGAACCAGCTCCTGCAGTATCCCTGCCCACCAGTCAGCCAGAGAGAGCAGAAGAGCCTGAGAGACCAGCAGAGAGACCGGCAGCTCCTGAAATCAGAGCCACTTCCGCTCCAATCCACACACCCCTTCCCATATCTATATCCCACACAACAAATACACTCAGTGCACTTACAG atCTTCCATCCTCACTTCCTCCTTCGCTGTTGCCCCCGCAGCCAGTAGCCCCCCCACCCCAGCAGCCCAAGCCCATGGAAGTGCCTGTAGTGGTGCATGCTGCTCTCTCCTTCAAGAGCATCATTACTCCCATTGGCCAGCCTCCAGCCATGCCCACCGACACGGACGAGGATGAGGGGCTTAAGCACTTTGAACAG GAAGCGGAGAAGATGGTGGCTTATCTGCATGATGGCGGCGTGGATGATGAGCGCTTGGCTGCTAAGACCGCAGAGCGGCCCAAACCCGCCGGCCTACCGCTGTCCCATGAGGCTTCACTTAAATGGTTCTACAAAGACCCTCAGGGAGAGATTCAGG GTCCTTTTAATAATCACGAGATGTCTGAGTGGTTTCAGGCTGGGTATTTTACCATGACTCTGTTGGTTAAGAGGGGCTGTGATGAGGGCTTTCATCCTCTGGGAGAACTGGTTAAAATGTGGGGCAGAGTGCCGTTCGCCCCTGGTCCTGCACCACCTCCCATACTG gGGGATTCGGACCAGGAGAGGTTGAAGAGGCAGCATGCTTTAAGTGTATATCAGATTCAGCAGTTGCAGTACCAGTACATGCTCAG GCATCAGCAGTATGCTCAGGCACTAGCTCAGCAGAAAGCTGTGCTCACTTCAGCTCCTCCCCcaacacagcagcaacagcagctcaACCTACTCCTGCACCAGGCCCTCAAGCTCAG AACTCCAGAACAGCAGCAGAGCCTGTTGCCGCCAGTGACACGTTCCATGTCCGTTCCAGATTCGGGTTCAGTTTGGGATATGCCGATTCCTTCTACGCAAGCTTCTTGTACCCCCAGCATTCAACCGGCAGCTCCTAACA CTTGGGAAGGGGCCAGTGTGTGGGATCTTCCCATTGAGACGATGACTCAAGCTTCTATTGACCAGATACAGCTGGAGAAAGCAAAG CTGGAGATGGAACGGAGGGAGGCAGAGCTTCGGGCCAAAAGGGAAGAGGAGGAACGGAAGCGATTAGAGGAGGTGCTGCGGGCACGACAGGAGGAGGAGTGCAAACGTCTGGAGGAAGAGGAGCTGGCACGGCGGAAACAG GAGGAGGCACTAAGGAGGCAGCGAGAACAAGAGGAGTCACAACGGCGgcagaaagaggaagaggagcgTCTGGCCCAGGAGGAAGCACTGCGAAGattagaagagaagaggagagaggaagaagaaaggAGGCAAAGGGAAGAGTTCCTTcgtaatcag GAAGAGGAGCGGCGGAAGCAGGAGGAACTCGAAGCTCAGAGGAGGCAAGAAGAAGAGAGGCGATTAGAGGAGGAGGCAGCAGCGGCtgctgcagcagctgcagctgCTTTGGTTCGACAACAGCAGGAGGAGCAGAAGAGACGAGAACAGGAGCTTCAGAGGCAGCAGGAACTGCAAAGGCAACAAGAGGCTCAAAGGCAACAAGAGCTCCAGAAGCAGCAGGAGGCTCAAAGGCAACAGGAGCTGCAGAGACAGCGGCAACAGCAGCAGGAGGCCCTGCGCCGgctccagcagcagcaacagcagcagcaactcgCTCAAATGAAG CTTCCATCGTCGTCTAAGTGGGGTCAGCAGTCAACCGCAACCTCCTCCCTTTCGCAGACTCAGAACACTCTGTCTCTCAGTGAAATCCAGAAGCTTGAGGAGGAGAGAGAACGACAGTCTAAAGAGGAG CAGCGGCGCCAGCAGCAGGAGTTccagaggcagcagcagcagcaacagcaacagcAGGCCCAGACCAAGCTCTCGGGCTGGGGCAGTGTAGCCAAGCAGCCTGCTGCCACAAAGTCCCTGCTGGAGATCCAACAGGAGGAGGCCCAACAGATGAAGCAGAGGAAAGATCAGCAACCGCCTGTTCCTGTTCCTCAGCAAAACCGCACCCAGAATAGAACC GTTTTGACCTCAGTTTGGGGTTCAGTGAGTAACACTAGCTCTCAGTGGACGCCAGACAGCAGTATCTGGGGTGACGCTCAGAACTCGAACATGGGCTTCTGGGACGATGCAGTTAAGGAGACCGTTCAGCCTCCACCCCCGCGCAAGAGCAACGCACAGAAAAACAAGGGAAACGCTAACCTCAG taatagcaacagtgctaaatCCAATAAAAAagtggaagaggaggagaagctgTTGAAGCTCTTCCAGGGAGCCAATAAGAGTCAGGACAGCTTCATGCAGTGGTGTGAGCAGACGCTACACACGCTCAACACTGCCAACAATCTGGACG TCCCGACATTTGCATCGTTCCTGAAGGAGGTGGACTCTCCATACGAGGTGCACGATTATGTGCGAGCATATCTGGGAGACTCACCCCAGGCTAAGGACTTTGCCAAGCAGTTCCTGGAGCGCCGTGCCAAACAGAACGTCAACCAGCAAAAACCTCTGCAGATTCAGCAGCAGAAAAATCAACAG CAGGACTCTGTGTGGGGGGTGAACCAGACTGTATCTCAGGCAGTGTTTCAGTCCAACCACTCCtccatgcagcagcagcagcagcaacagcagcagtgctTTGAGACGGTCACCTCGggcaagaaaaagaagaaacagaagaTGGTGAGAGCAGATCCAAGTTTGTTAG GTTTTTCCGTCAATGCCTCGTCTGAGCGATTAAATATGGGTGAGATTGAGACTCTGGAGGACTTTTGA